The Manihot esculenta cultivar AM560-2 chromosome 11, M.esculenta_v8, whole genome shotgun sequence genome includes a region encoding these proteins:
- the LOC110625987 gene encoding N-alpha-acetyltransferase MAK3: MEKSNEVERKREQKAEFDASEIEYVSYGGEHHLPLIMGLVDQELSEPYSIFTYRYFVYLWPQLSFLAFHKGKCVGTVVCKMGEHRNTTFRGYIAMLVVIKPYRGKGIATELVTRSIKVMMESGCEEVTLEAEVTNKGALALYGRLGFIRAKRLFRYYLNGVDAFRLKLLFPQPELHPSLPMAACIEDSDGHNDRLLVEGCSEPRIGL; the protein is encoded by the exons ATGGAGAAAAGCAATGAAGTAGAACGAAAAAGAGAGCAGAAGGCAGAATTCGACGCATCGGAGATAGAATATGTAAGCTACGGCGGCGAACACCACTTACCACTAATTATGGGACTCGTCGACCAAGAGCTCAGCGAGCCCTACTCCATCTTCACATACCGTTACTTCGTCTATCTATGGCCTCAGCTTTCTTTCCTG GCATTTCACAAAGGAAAATGCGTCGGGACTGTAGTTTGCAAGATGGGGGAGCATCGGAATACAACGTTTAGGGGCTACATTGCAATGTTAGTTGTCATCAAACCTTACCGTGGAAAAGGCATTG CCACTGAACTTGTTACCAGATCTATTAAAGTAATGATGGAATCAGGATGTGAAGAG GTGACGTTAGAAGCAGAAGTCACAAACAAAGGAGCACTTGCTTTATATGGCCGTCTAGGGTTTATTAGAGCAAAACGGCTATTCCGGTACTATCTGAATGGTGTTGATGCATTTCGCCTGAAGCTACTATTCCCCCAACCGGAGTTGCACCCATCTCTGCCTATGGCAGCCTGTATAGAAGATAGCGATGGGCATAATGACCGTCTTCTGGTAGAAGGGTGTTCTGAACCTCGTATTGGCTTGTAA